The following are encoded in a window of Arthrobacter antioxidans genomic DNA:
- a CDS encoding pyridoxamine 5'-phosphate oxidase family protein, with amino-acid sequence MEAENTPTEILPAHECWKLLRDAPFGRLALCVQGIPGIFPVNFVVDHGTIVFRTSEGTKSRFSEKAPVAFETDGFVDGGARVWSVIVHGQATTINQTSELLDTVHLPLHPWEMGRKDRFMRLVPETITGRSFAPLYASANRQEARARDE; translated from the coding sequence ATGGAAGCCGAGAATACACCTACGGAAATCCTTCCAGCGCATGAATGCTGGAAATTGCTCCGGGATGCTCCCTTCGGGCGCCTCGCTCTGTGCGTTCAGGGGATTCCCGGCATCTTTCCGGTCAATTTCGTCGTGGATCACGGCACGATCGTCTTCCGGACCTCGGAGGGGACGAAGTCCCGATTCTCCGAGAAAGCGCCGGTCGCATTCGAGACGGACGGCTTCGTCGACGGCGGAGCGCGGGTGTGGAGCGTGATCGTTCACGGGCAGGCTACGACCATCAACCAGACGAGTGAACTCCTGGACACCGTCCACCTGCCGCTGCATCCGTGGGAGATGGGCCGTAAGGACCGCTTCATGCGACTGGTTCCCGAGACGATCACCGGACGTTCATTCGCTCCGCTGTACGCGTCGGCGAACCGTCAGGAGGCTCGGGCTCGCGATGAGTGA
- a CDS encoding response regulator: MDYPVTGVHPEDATVFILDDHELVRRGLRELLESEGFSIIGESGSAEEAARRIPALSPDISILDARLPDGTGIEVCRDVRSVDPSLACVILTSYDDDQALRGAVLAGASGYILKEILGSDLVEKVRRAASGQSLFAAGVTERITSGLQDAPVEDPRLEGLTSQEKKVLALIGAGLTNREIGAELFLAEKTVKNYVSSLLSKLGFQRRTQAAVFISRPSGPPSPSHSEGS; the protein is encoded by the coding sequence ATGGACTACCCCGTGACCGGAGTGCATCCCGAGGATGCCACGGTGTTCATCCTCGACGACCATGAGCTGGTCCGGCGTGGGTTGCGCGAACTGTTGGAGAGCGAGGGTTTCTCCATCATCGGAGAATCCGGATCGGCCGAGGAGGCGGCCCGGAGGATCCCTGCCCTGTCGCCGGACATCTCGATCCTCGACGCGAGGCTGCCCGACGGCACGGGCATCGAAGTGTGCCGCGACGTGCGCTCGGTCGACCCCTCCCTGGCGTGCGTGATCCTGACGAGCTATGACGACGACCAGGCGTTGCGCGGTGCGGTGCTCGCGGGTGCCTCCGGGTACATCCTGAAGGAGATCCTCGGATCCGACCTCGTCGAGAAGGTCCGCCGGGCGGCGTCCGGTCAGTCGTTGTTCGCGGCCGGCGTGACGGAACGGATCACCTCCGGGCTCCAGGACGCCCCGGTCGAGGACCCGCGGCTGGAAGGCCTGACCAGTCAGGAGAAGAAGGTCCTGGCACTCATCGGGGCCGGGCTGACCAATCGGGAGATCGGCGCGGAGCTGTTCCTCGCGGAGAAGACCGTGAAGAACTACGTGTCGTCCCTGCTGTCGAAGTTGGGATTCCAGCGCCGCACCCAGGCAGCGGTGTTCATCTCCCGCCCGTCGGGTCCACCGTCTCCGTCGCATTCAGAGGGATCCTGA
- a CDS encoding universal stress protein, which translates to MTSGRGGTAGMREGKPVMVGYDGSDESKRAVLWASRYAGAAEVPLVVAHAFIWPYFTDRLGPVAGVEDSGLRGDAHRILAEGLDLARRSEPDLEVHDRMVTGAPTGVLTTLSNEASLLVTGTRGLGGFSGLLIGSVSLHLVSTASCPVMVVRDARPTHDTVLVAVDGSPESDRAVMVATELARILHKSLRLLHVGAPHRDGIAEASSREVEQDPILEQASALLGERAGLTATRDLVLAASVPGRIVEETERAACVVLGAKGGNTLGIRLGSTVHAVLHHAGGNVVVVR; encoded by the coding sequence ATGACGTCCGGCAGGGGCGGCACCGCGGGGATGCGCGAAGGCAAGCCGGTGATGGTCGGCTATGACGGTTCCGACGAATCGAAGAGAGCCGTCCTGTGGGCCTCCCGCTATGCCGGGGCGGCCGAGGTGCCGCTCGTCGTCGCGCACGCCTTCATCTGGCCGTACTTCACGGATCGGCTGGGACCGGTGGCGGGCGTCGAGGACAGCGGGCTGCGCGGGGATGCACACCGGATCCTGGCGGAAGGACTCGATCTGGCGCGCCGCTCCGAGCCGGATCTCGAGGTGCATGACCGGATGGTGACAGGTGCACCCACCGGCGTCCTGACGACGCTCTCGAACGAGGCCTCCCTCCTCGTCACCGGGACGCGGGGCCTCGGCGGCTTCTCCGGGTTGCTGATCGGATCGGTGAGCCTCCACCTCGTCTCCACCGCGTCCTGTCCCGTCATGGTGGTCCGTGATGCCCGTCCGACGCACGACACCGTCCTGGTCGCGGTCGACGGTTCTCCCGAAAGCGACCGGGCGGTGATGGTCGCGACCGAGCTGGCCCGCATCCTGCACAAGTCGCTTCGGCTCCTGCACGTGGGCGCCCCTCACCGGGACGGGATTGCCGAAGCGTCGTCGCGGGAGGTGGAGCAGGATCCGATCCTGGAGCAGGCCTCCGCGCTGCTCGGCGAGCGCGCGGGCCTGACCGCAACCCGGGACCTCGTCCTCGCTGCGTCAGTGCCTGGTCGCATCGTGGAGGAGACCGAGAGGGCCGCGTGTGTGGTCCTCGGGGCCAAGGGCGGCAACACACTGGGTATCCGGCTCGGATCCACGGTCCATGCGGTACTGCACCATGCCGGCGGCAACGTCGTCGTCGTGCGATAG
- a CDS encoding universal stress protein — MTTPPRKPRVLVVGVDGSEQSIAALELAGSLVPLAGDVIRAVTVWQYPIGFGTFAPITWNPDELAETALDDALSAAFGEEPPCVVERRVLQGPTAQVLIEESRTASMVVVGSRGHGGFVGLLLGSVSSAVAERSACPVIIAHGPLGSPDGDPAAAQPAGVSA, encoded by the coding sequence ATGACCACCCCACCCCGCAAGCCCCGCGTCCTCGTGGTCGGCGTCGACGGGTCGGAGCAGTCGATCGCCGCTCTGGAACTCGCGGGCAGCCTCGTCCCCCTCGCCGGTGATGTCATCAGGGCCGTGACGGTGTGGCAGTACCCCATAGGTTTCGGCACCTTCGCCCCCATCACCTGGAACCCCGACGAACTCGCCGAGACGGCACTCGACGACGCGCTGTCGGCGGCGTTCGGGGAGGAGCCACCGTGCGTGGTGGAGCGCCGGGTGCTGCAGGGGCCGACGGCCCAGGTGCTCATCGAGGAGAGCCGGACGGCGTCGATGGTCGTCGTCGGCTCGCGCGGTCACGGTGGGTTCGTGGGACTCCTCCTCGGGTCTGTGAGTTCCGCCGTCGCCGAGCGTTCCGCCTGCCCGGTGATCATCGCGCACGGCCCGCTCGGGTCACCCGACGGCGATCCCGCCGCCGCCCAGCCCGCCGGCGTCTCGGCATGA
- a CDS encoding universal stress protein, with the protein MTTVLPEATATKPPVQRSEPMLVAMRDSAADRPAVEWAAARAAALDAPLTVLHAITDPSLMPPGRLYGDEVIAGRVMVSREASRVAHRYPGLRVSTYLHCGDVVEALLGLSAAAPMIVVGADRRDPTSGEYKGSVALQVALNSATPVAVVPPAYGYRTDSGQAGGGVVVGVDGSEVSRAALMRAAEEAHSAGMGLTVVTALGSSPQRMAVGAAPMLLAVRTRYPDLLVSWVVDDLHTPVEALALYGTGSDLLVIGRHGSGARSAMSLGSVTHTLLLEPPCPTLVLTHREPEPPDGSPTRTAERMNVR; encoded by the coding sequence ATGACGACGGTCCTTCCAGAGGCGACAGCAACGAAACCACCGGTCCAGCGCTCCGAACCGATGCTCGTCGCGATGCGCGATTCCGCGGCGGACCGACCTGCGGTGGAATGGGCGGCCGCACGTGCTGCGGCCCTCGACGCCCCGCTGACGGTCCTGCACGCCATCACCGACCCGTCCCTGATGCCACCGGGCCGCCTCTACGGCGACGAGGTGATCGCCGGGCGAGTGATGGTCAGCCGCGAAGCGTCGCGCGTCGCCCACAGGTACCCGGGTCTGCGGGTCAGTACGTATCTCCACTGCGGCGACGTCGTCGAGGCGCTCCTGGGCCTCTCGGCCGCCGCACCCATGATCGTCGTGGGCGCGGACCGGAGGGATCCCACCAGCGGGGAGTACAAGGGCTCCGTGGCCCTGCAGGTGGCGCTGAACTCCGCGACGCCCGTCGCCGTCGTGCCGCCGGCCTATGGCTATCGGACGGACTCCGGCCAGGCCGGAGGGGGAGTGGTGGTGGGTGTGGACGGCTCGGAGGTGTCCCGGGCCGCTCTCATGAGAGCGGCCGAGGAGGCCCACTCGGCAGGAATGGGCCTGACGGTGGTGACCGCACTGGGTTCGTCACCGCAACGTATGGCGGTCGGTGCGGCGCCGATGCTCCTGGCCGTGCGCACACGCTACCCGGACCTCCTCGTGAGCTGGGTCGTCGATGACCTGCACACGCCCGTCGAGGCGCTCGCGCTCTATGGCACCGGCTCGGATCTGCTGGTGATCGGCCGCCACGGGAGCGGTGCGCGATCAGCGATGTCCCTCGGCTCGGTCACGCATACGCTGCTCCTGGAGCCACCCTGCCCCACCCTGGTCCTCACTCATCGCGAGCCCGAGCCTCCTGACGGTTCGCCGACGCGTACAGCGGAGCGAATGAACGTCCGGTGA
- a CDS encoding GAF domain-containing sensor histidine kinase, with translation MVTYSEELPNGAPSRTTALAGMEDLLAAFAAIADDLGLDTVLERVISAACRLVDARYGALGVIGPDRTLGHFTTVGLEDDEIRRIGQFPTGHGILGLLISVPHSLRLSDLREHPLAYGYPADHPPMKSFLGVPIRIHDRVFGNLYLTDKNGGEDFSVDDEQLVVALASAAGVAIENSRLFDEANRRTRWLEGGLNAVRELLGQHDEARHDLDILATHALNASQSILAAVLRDFGSHRGVGCEAVDGVEVEALLGQSNLDPTLLDRLPTTLSPIVLDADEFAQVLPGAPEGMIGTALCSKLPGDGDRRFLVVGRPSGGSPFSDVDHEMMTTFVSHVSLALELLRVHRQREQEAVFGDRDRIARDLHDLVIQRLFAAGLSIQSLRKYTPDGEALTRISAVTTELDETIRELRDTIYSLRTVPQVTPTFTSTIFSLVADAFDGHDLAPVLQLSGPLDAALDDERADHVRAVLLEGLSNALRHADAQTITVTLRAINDHLELKITDDGRGFENPTRTSGIANMKRRAELCDGTISILSEPGEGTEIRLRIPLNATETVDPTGGR, from the coding sequence GTGGTCACCTATTCTGAAGAACTGCCCAACGGAGCGCCCTCGCGGACGACGGCGCTCGCCGGGATGGAAGACCTCCTCGCCGCCTTCGCAGCCATAGCGGACGACCTCGGGCTCGACACGGTTCTGGAACGCGTCATCTCGGCGGCCTGCCGACTGGTGGATGCCCGCTACGGGGCCCTCGGAGTCATCGGCCCGGACCGTACACTCGGTCACTTCACGACGGTGGGCCTGGAGGACGACGAGATCCGGCGGATCGGCCAGTTCCCGACGGGACACGGGATCCTCGGCCTGCTGATCTCCGTGCCGCATTCGCTCCGCCTCTCCGATCTGCGCGAACATCCCCTCGCCTATGGCTACCCGGCGGACCACCCGCCGATGAAGTCCTTCCTCGGTGTCCCGATCCGCATCCACGACCGCGTCTTCGGGAACCTGTACCTGACCGACAAGAACGGAGGTGAGGACTTCTCCGTCGACGACGAACAGCTCGTCGTGGCCCTGGCCTCCGCCGCGGGGGTCGCGATCGAGAACTCGCGGCTCTTCGATGAAGCGAATCGGCGGACCCGGTGGCTCGAGGGCGGGTTGAATGCCGTGAGGGAACTGCTCGGCCAGCACGACGAAGCACGGCACGACCTGGACATCCTCGCCACCCACGCGCTGAACGCGTCGCAGAGTATCCTCGCGGCCGTCCTCAGGGATTTCGGTAGCCACCGGGGGGTGGGCTGCGAGGCAGTGGACGGTGTCGAGGTCGAGGCCCTTCTCGGCCAGTCGAACCTGGATCCGACGCTGCTCGACAGGCTTCCGACCACGCTGTCACCCATCGTCCTGGATGCTGACGAATTCGCGCAGGTGCTGCCCGGCGCTCCGGAAGGCATGATCGGGACGGCCCTGTGCAGCAAGCTCCCGGGCGACGGCGACCGCCGCTTCCTCGTCGTCGGCCGACCATCGGGTGGGTCGCCGTTCTCCGACGTCGACCACGAGATGATGACCACCTTCGTATCCCATGTGTCCCTGGCCCTCGAACTGCTGCGCGTCCACCGCCAGCGGGAACAGGAGGCCGTCTTCGGCGACCGTGACCGTATTGCACGGGACCTGCACGACCTGGTCATCCAGCGGCTCTTCGCGGCCGGACTGAGCATCCAGAGCCTGCGCAAGTACACGCCCGACGGAGAGGCTCTGACCCGCATCTCCGCGGTGACGACGGAACTGGACGAGACCATCCGGGAACTGCGTGACACCATCTACTCGCTGCGCACGGTTCCGCAGGTCACTCCGACGTTCACCTCGACGATCTTCTCCCTCGTCGCGGATGCCTTCGACGGCCATGATCTTGCTCCGGTCCTCCAGCTGTCCGGCCCGCTCGACGCGGCGCTGGACGATGAGCGCGCCGACCATGTCAGGGCCGTATTGCTCGAAGGGCTGTCGAACGCGCTGCGCCATGCCGACGCGCAGACCATCACGGTGACGCTGCGAGCGATCAACGACCACCTCGAGCTGAAGATCACCGACGACGGCCGCGGGTTCGAGAATCCCACCCGCACCAGCGGCATCGCCAACATGAAGCGCCGTGCCGAACTCTGCGACGGCACGATCTCCATCCTCAGTGAACCCGGGGAGGGAACGGAGATCCGCCTCAGGATCCCTCTGAATGCGACGGAGACGGTGGACCCGACGGGCGGGAGATGA